A region from the Pseudonocardia petroleophila genome encodes:
- a CDS encoding peptidylprolyl isomerase, with protein sequence MATNQMRREAAKRKLERQQERRVQQERRRKRVAAITSVAVVVVVVVGIVLFTTLSGGEDATPAADPAPTAVTPAEIPTEAVALPVRPEPLPNPTTCAFPADGSEAAKPVQPPAGTDVPSSGTVAVTLQTSAGAVPLTLDRALAPCTVDSFVSLTQQGYFDQTPCHRLTTDPGLQVLQCGDPTGTGQGGPGYTVPDEFFDGLTYGRGILAMANTGQPNSGGSQFFMVYGDGELPPQYTAFGSIDPAGLEVVDTIARAGHDGSLDPSPGGGAPVEPVVIETATIAG encoded by the coding sequence GTGGCGACCAACCAGATGCGGCGCGAGGCGGCCAAGCGCAAGCTCGAGCGCCAGCAGGAGCGCCGCGTGCAGCAGGAGAGGCGCCGCAAGCGGGTCGCCGCGATCACCTCGGTCGCCGTCGTGGTGGTGGTCGTCGTCGGGATCGTGCTGTTCACGACGCTGTCCGGCGGGGAGGACGCCACCCCGGCCGCCGACCCGGCCCCGACGGCCGTCACCCCGGCGGAGATCCCCACCGAGGCCGTCGCGCTCCCCGTGCGTCCCGAGCCGCTGCCGAACCCCACGACGTGCGCCTTCCCCGCCGACGGCAGCGAGGCCGCGAAGCCCGTCCAGCCGCCTGCCGGCACCGACGTCCCCAGCTCCGGCACCGTCGCGGTGACCCTGCAGACCAGCGCCGGGGCCGTCCCGCTGACGCTGGACCGGGCGCTGGCGCCGTGCACCGTCGACAGCTTCGTCAGCCTCACGCAGCAGGGGTACTTCGACCAGACGCCGTGCCACCGCCTCACCACCGACCCGGGCCTGCAGGTGCTGCAGTGCGGCGACCCGACCGGCACCGGGCAGGGCGGCCCCGGCTACACCGTCCCCGACGAGTTCTTCGACGGCCTCACCTACGGGCGCGGCATCCTGGCGATGGCCAACACCGGCCAGCCGAACAGCGGCGGCAGCCAGTTCTTCATGGTCTACGGCGACGGCGAGCTCCCGCCGCAGTACACCGCGTTCGGCTCGATCGACCCCGCCGGCCTGGAGGTCGTCGACACGATCGCCCGCGCCGGGCACGACGGGTCGCTGGACCCCTCGCCGGGCGGCGGCGCCCCCGTCGAGCCGGTCGTGATCGAGACGGCCACGATCGCCGGCTGA
- a CDS encoding MBL fold metallo-hydrolase produces the protein MLVAGFPAGSFQTNCYVVASGPGEACVVVDPGQDAVEPLDALLAEHRLTPVAVLLTHGHFDHTFSVTPVCDGHDIAAWIHPEDREMLADPMKGLSRESAAFFGGRLEMREPRSVEEMTDGSSLDLAGLTLRVDHTPGHTRGSVIFTPTSAADAGQGAEVIIAGDTLFAGSIGRTDLPGGDHGQMLESLRDKLLTRSDDALVLPGHGATTTIGRERASNPFLQGLDTPAPGRGL, from the coding sequence GTGCTCGTTGCCGGATTTCCCGCAGGTTCGTTCCAGACCAACTGCTACGTCGTGGCGTCGGGTCCGGGGGAGGCGTGCGTCGTGGTCGACCCCGGCCAGGACGCCGTGGAGCCCCTCGACGCGCTGCTCGCCGAGCACCGCCTGACCCCGGTCGCCGTGCTGCTCACGCACGGGCACTTCGACCACACGTTCAGCGTCACCCCCGTCTGCGACGGCCACGACATCGCCGCGTGGATCCACCCCGAGGACCGCGAGATGCTCGCCGACCCGATGAAGGGGCTGTCGCGGGAGTCCGCGGCGTTCTTCGGCGGGCGGCTGGAGATGCGGGAGCCGCGCTCGGTCGAGGAGATGACCGACGGCTCCTCGCTCGACCTCGCCGGCCTCACCCTGCGCGTCGACCACACCCCGGGGCACACCCGCGGCTCGGTGATCTTCACGCCGACCTCGGCCGCCGACGCCGGGCAGGGCGCCGAGGTGATCATCGCGGGCGACACCCTGTTCGCCGGGTCGATCGGCCGCACCGACCTCCCGGGCGGCGACCACGGGCAGATGCTGGAGAGCCTGCGCGACAAGCTCCTCACCCGCTCCGACGACGCGCTCGTCCTGCCCGGGCACGGCGCCACGACGACGATCGGCCGCGAGCGGGCGTCCAACCCGTTCCTGCAGGGGCTCGACACCCCGGCCCCGGGGCGTGGCCTGTGA
- the hisS gene encoding histidine--tRNA ligase: MSSFAAPKGVPEYTPPDSAAFACVRDTLVAAASRAGYGLLELPVFEDTGLYARGVGESTDVVSKEMYTFADRGERSVTLRPEGTAGVVRSVIEHGLDRVGLPVKVYYAGPFFRYERPQAGRYRQLQQVGVEAIGVDDPALDAEVIAVADEGYRALGLTDFRLELTSLGDADCRPAYRELLQEFLAGLPLDDATRARAQLNPLRVLDDKRPEVRALMADAPLLLHHLSPAAAEHHAAVLAHLDDLGVKYVENPRMVRGLDYYTKTTFEFVHDGLGAQSGIGGGGRYDGLMETLGGQPLSGVGFGIGVDRTLLACRAEGVTPWSDARVEVFGVPLGDAAKRRLVVLAGELRRAGVRVDLAYGGRGLKGAMKSADRSGARYALVLGDRDLDAGTVGVKDLASGEQRSVALDAVVGELVVLLGG; encoded by the coding sequence GTGAGCTCCTTCGCCGCGCCCAAGGGCGTCCCGGAGTACACCCCGCCCGACTCCGCCGCCTTCGCCTGCGTCCGCGACACCCTCGTCGCGGCCGCGTCGCGCGCGGGCTACGGGCTGCTGGAGCTGCCGGTGTTCGAGGACACCGGGCTCTACGCGCGCGGGGTCGGGGAGTCGACCGACGTCGTCAGCAAGGAGATGTACACCTTCGCCGACCGCGGCGAGCGCTCGGTGACGCTGCGGCCCGAGGGCACCGCCGGCGTGGTCCGGTCGGTCATCGAGCACGGGCTCGACCGCGTCGGGCTGCCGGTCAAGGTCTACTACGCGGGCCCCTTCTTCCGGTACGAGCGCCCGCAGGCCGGGCGGTACCGGCAGCTGCAGCAGGTCGGCGTCGAGGCCATCGGCGTCGACGACCCGGCGCTGGACGCCGAGGTCATCGCCGTCGCCGACGAGGGCTACCGCGCACTGGGCCTGACCGACTTCCGCCTCGAGCTCACCTCGCTCGGCGACGCCGACTGCCGCCCGGCCTACCGCGAGCTGCTGCAGGAGTTCCTGGCCGGGCTGCCCCTCGACGACGCCACGCGCGCCCGGGCGCAGCTCAACCCGCTGCGCGTGCTCGACGACAAGCGCCCCGAGGTGCGCGCGCTGATGGCCGACGCGCCGCTGCTGCTGCACCACCTCTCGCCCGCGGCCGCCGAGCACCACGCCGCGGTGCTGGCCCACCTCGACGACCTCGGCGTGAAGTACGTGGAGAACCCGCGGATGGTGCGCGGCCTGGACTACTACACGAAGACGACCTTCGAGTTCGTCCACGACGGGCTGGGCGCGCAGTCCGGCATCGGCGGCGGCGGGCGCTACGACGGGCTCATGGAGACCCTCGGCGGGCAGCCGCTGTCCGGCGTCGGCTTCGGGATCGGCGTCGACCGCACGCTGCTCGCCTGCCGGGCCGAGGGCGTCACACCGTGGTCGGACGCGCGCGTCGAGGTGTTCGGGGTGCCGCTGGGCGACGCCGCGAAGCGCCGGCTCGTCGTGCTCGCCGGGGAGCTGCGCCGCGCCGGGGTGCGCGTCGACCTCGCCTACGGCGGGCGCGGGCTCAAGGGCGCGATGAAGTCGGCCGACCGCTCCGGCGCCCGCTACGCCCTCGTCCTCGGCGACCGCGACCTCGACGCCGGCACCGTCGGCGTGAAGGACCTGGCGTCGGGGGAGCAGCGGTCGGTCGCCCTCGACGCCGTCGTCGGCGAGCTGGTGGTGCTGCTCGGTGGCTGA
- a CDS encoding class I SAM-dependent methyltransferase, whose translation MADPDAVTDAARWDARHALAGPVSPMPPDALRGREHLLPAGGRALDVACGRGGVAVWLAGRGFAVDAVDVSPVGLAAGAAAADGAAGVTWIAHDLTTGLPGAGPYDVVVCQRYRDPALYPALAAALAPGGLLVITVLSEVGDSGGPFRARPGELVAAFGDLVPHAMAEGGGEATLVARRRA comes from the coding sequence GTGGCTGATCCCGACGCGGTCACCGACGCCGCCCGCTGGGACGCCCGGCACGCCCTCGCCGGGCCGGTGTCCCCGATGCCGCCCGACGCCCTGCGCGGTCGCGAGCACCTGCTGCCCGCCGGGGGCCGGGCCCTCGACGTCGCCTGCGGGCGCGGCGGGGTCGCGGTGTGGCTGGCGGGGCGCGGGTTCGCCGTCGACGCGGTGGACGTCTCGCCGGTCGGGCTCGCCGCGGGCGCGGCGGCCGCGGACGGGGCCGCGGGCGTCACCTGGATCGCGCACGACCTGACCACCGGCCTGCCGGGGGCGGGCCCCTACGACGTCGTGGTCTGCCAGCGCTACCGCGACCCGGCGCTGTACCCGGCGCTGGCCGCGGCCCTGGCGCCCGGCGGCCTGCTCGTGATCACGGTGCTGTCCGAGGTGGGCGACTCCGGCGGCCCGTTCCGCGCGCGCCCCGGCGAGCTCGTCGCGGCGTTCGGCGACCTGGTCCCCCACGCGATGGCCGAGGGCGGCGGCGAGGCGACGCTGGTGGCGCGGCGCCGGGCGTGA
- a CDS encoding YibE/F family protein produces the protein MSDPGVPRAGAPRRSGGRARPPHDPADDAPTGPIRAVPGDDRSPDPDPAGPRATGPDPAAADAPPAGRAAARRARSRRRAAAPVTGHGHAHGGPAPPAGRRVRILIAALLVPCAMATLVGVVLLWPGGPSVAPPATAQTPVQGEVTAAQATDCSPGSGAGGCVALVVRMADGPLPGRDLVQVVPVEPGTPTIGVGDDVVLGYSGGDATDPGSYQVVDFQRGGSLLWLTGLFAAAVVVLGRWRGLAALGALVLSFVVLLGFVLPAILAGSNPLAVAVVGSCLIMFAVLYLTHGPSARTSTAVLGTLVSLALIGVLGALFSVAARLTGLDDQTTTLIASLGTGVDARGLLLAGVVIGALGVLDDVTVTQTSAVWELRRADPDMSTAGLFTAAMRIGRDHVASAVNTLVLAYAGASLPLLLLFSLSGQSLGDVATSQAVATEIVRTLVGSIGLVASVPITTALAAVVARRETPEALRV, from the coding sequence GTGTCCGACCCCGGCGTCCCCCGCGCGGGCGCCCCCCGCCGGTCCGGCGGGCGCGCCCGGCCCCCGCACGACCCGGCCGACGACGCCCCGACCGGGCCGATCCGCGCGGTCCCCGGCGACGACCGCTCCCCGGACCCGGATCCCGCCGGACCCCGGGCCACCGGACCGGATCCCGCTGCCGCCGACGCACCCCCGGCCGGGCGCGCCGCCGCCCGGCGCGCCCGCTCCCGGCGGCGGGCGGCGGCGCCGGTCACCGGTCACGGCCACGCGCACGGGGGACCCGCTCCCCCGGCCGGGCGCCGGGTGCGGATCCTCATCGCCGCGCTGCTCGTGCCGTGCGCAATGGCCACGCTGGTCGGGGTGGTGCTGCTGTGGCCCGGCGGGCCGTCGGTCGCACCCCCGGCCACCGCCCAGACCCCGGTGCAGGGCGAGGTCACCGCGGCGCAGGCCACCGACTGCTCCCCCGGCTCCGGTGCTGGCGGGTGCGTCGCGCTGGTCGTCCGGATGGCCGACGGGCCGCTGCCCGGCCGTGACCTGGTGCAGGTCGTGCCGGTCGAGCCCGGCACCCCGACGATCGGCGTCGGCGACGACGTCGTGCTCGGCTACTCCGGCGGGGACGCCACCGACCCGGGCTCCTACCAGGTCGTCGACTTCCAGCGCGGCGGTTCGCTGCTGTGGCTCACCGGCCTGTTCGCCGCGGCCGTCGTGGTGCTGGGCCGGTGGCGCGGCCTCGCGGCGCTCGGGGCGCTCGTGCTCAGCTTCGTGGTGCTGCTGGGGTTCGTGCTGCCCGCGATCCTGGCCGGCAGCAACCCGCTCGCCGTCGCGGTCGTCGGGTCCTGCCTGATCATGTTCGCGGTGCTCTACCTGACGCACGGCCCGTCCGCCCGCACCTCGACGGCCGTGCTGGGCACGCTGGTCTCGCTGGCCCTGATCGGCGTGCTCGGCGCCCTGTTCTCGGTGGCCGCCCGGCTCACCGGCCTCGACGACCAGACCACCACGCTGATCGCCTCCCTGGGCACCGGGGTCGACGCGCGCGGCCTGCTGCTCGCCGGGGTCGTCATCGGGGCGCTCGGCGTGCTCGACGACGTCACGGTCACCCAGACCAGCGCCGTCTGGGAGCTGCGCCGGGCCGACCCGGACATGAGCACCGCCGGGCTGTTCACCGCGGCCATGCGGATCGGCCGCGACCACGTCGCCTCCGCCGTGAACACCCTGGTGCTCGCCTACGCGGGCGCGTCCCTGCCGCTGCTGCTGCTGTTCTCGCTGTCCGGGCAGTCCCTCGGCGACGTCGCCACCTCCCAGGCGGTGGCGACGGAGATCGTGCGGACGCTCGTGGGCAGCATCGGGCTGGTGGCCTCGGTCCCGATCACCACCGCGCTGGCCGCGGTGGTGGCCCGCCGCGAGACCCCCGAGGCGCTGCGGGTCTGA
- a CDS encoding GntP family permease, whose amino-acid sequence MDDFVPVHGTGVLLLIAVGAVALLLVLIMALRLHAFVALILVTLLTALAAGIPVDQAVPALLDGFGTTLASVALLVGLGAMIGKLLEVTGGAQVLADTLVSRFGEKRAPLALGVASLLFGFPIFFDAGFVVFLPIIFSVARRFGGSVLTYALPSAGAFAVMHAFVPPHPGPVGAAGILGADIGLVLVVGLVIGLPTWYVASYLFGIWAGRRTDVPVPDLLSADEPGTGGDTRTTVRTAPPRFGTVLTLLLLPLVLILLNTGLNTLATAGVVDGDTTTVGALRLLGQTPVALLITVLVALFVLGRERFGREEAESIVNSALGPVCAIILITGAGGAFGGVLRASGIGDALAQSLDALGLPAIVAAFLIATALRVAQGSATVALTTTAGLVAPVVAAQGMSGVDLALVVIAIAAGSTVLSHVNDSGFWLVGRFLGMDVRTTLRTWTVMETLIGLVGFALAFAASLVL is encoded by the coding sequence ATGGACGACTTCGTACCCGTGCACGGCACGGGGGTGCTGCTCCTCATCGCCGTGGGTGCGGTGGCCCTGCTCCTCGTGCTCATCATGGCGCTGCGGCTGCACGCCTTCGTCGCGCTGATCCTGGTCACCCTGCTCACCGCGCTCGCCGCCGGCATCCCGGTCGACCAGGCCGTGCCCGCGCTGCTGGACGGGTTCGGCACGACGCTGGCGAGCGTCGCGCTGCTGGTCGGCCTGGGGGCCATGATCGGCAAGCTGCTGGAGGTCACGGGCGGCGCGCAGGTCCTCGCCGACACCCTCGTCAGCCGCTTCGGCGAGAAGCGCGCCCCGCTCGCGCTGGGCGTCGCGTCGCTGCTGTTCGGGTTCCCGATCTTCTTCGACGCCGGGTTCGTCGTGTTCCTGCCGATCATCTTCAGCGTCGCGCGGCGCTTCGGCGGGTCGGTGCTGACCTACGCGCTGCCCTCGGCCGGGGCGTTCGCGGTCATGCACGCGTTCGTGCCGCCGCACCCCGGACCGGTCGGCGCGGCCGGGATCCTCGGGGCCGACATCGGGCTCGTGCTGGTCGTCGGCCTCGTCATCGGCCTGCCCACCTGGTACGTCGCCTCCTACCTGTTCGGGATCTGGGCCGGCCGCCGCACCGACGTGCCGGTGCCCGACCTCCTGTCCGCCGACGAGCCGGGGACCGGCGGCGACACCCGCACGACGGTCCGCACGGCGCCGCCGCGGTTCGGCACCGTCCTCACGCTCCTGCTGCTCCCGCTGGTGCTGATCCTGCTCAACACCGGGCTCAACACCCTCGCCACCGCGGGCGTCGTCGACGGGGACACGACCACCGTCGGGGCACTGCGGCTGCTGGGCCAGACCCCGGTCGCGCTGCTCATCACGGTGCTCGTGGCCCTGTTCGTGCTGGGCCGGGAGCGGTTCGGGCGCGAGGAGGCCGAGTCGATCGTGAACTCCGCGCTCGGGCCGGTCTGCGCGATCATCCTCATCACCGGGGCGGGCGGGGCGTTCGGGGGCGTCCTGCGGGCCAGCGGCATCGGTGACGCGCTCGCGCAGTCCCTCGACGCGCTGGGCCTGCCCGCCATCGTGGCCGCGTTCCTCATCGCCACCGCGCTGCGGGTCGCGCAGGGCTCCGCCACCGTCGCGCTGACCACCACCGCCGGACTGGTCGCACCGGTCGTGGCCGCCCAGGGCATGAGCGGCGTCGACCTGGCGCTCGTCGTCATCGCCATCGCGGCCGGGTCGACGGTCCTGTCCCACGTCAACGACTCCGGGTTCTGGCTCGTGGGCCGGTTCCTCGGGATGGACGTGCGCACGACGCTGCGGACCTGGACCGTCATGGAGACCCTGATCGGCCTGGTCGGGTTCGCGCTGGCCTTCGCCGCCAGCCTGGTCCTCTAG
- a CDS encoding gluconokinase: MSDAPIRTLVVMGVSGVGKTSVAAELVRRTGWAFVEGDDLHPEANRAKMAAGHPLDDDDRWPWLRRIAAWIGEREAAGTGAVVTCSALRRTYRDLLRDGHPSVHFVHLLAPETLISERLTARRGHYMPASLLGSQLATLEPLQDDEPGVGIETTGTPDEVADRALAALAGPDPDPEPGTDPEGTR, from the coding sequence GTGTCCGATGCGCCGATCCGCACCCTCGTCGTCATGGGCGTCTCGGGGGTGGGCAAGACCTCCGTGGCCGCCGAGCTCGTGCGGCGCACGGGCTGGGCCTTCGTCGAGGGCGACGACCTCCATCCCGAGGCCAACCGGGCGAAGATGGCCGCGGGCCACCCGCTCGACGACGACGACCGCTGGCCGTGGCTGCGGCGGATCGCGGCCTGGATCGGGGAGCGGGAGGCCGCGGGGACCGGCGCGGTGGTCACCTGCTCGGCGCTGCGGCGGACCTACCGCGACCTGCTCCGCGACGGCCACCCCTCGGTGCACTTCGTCCACCTGCTCGCCCCGGAGACGCTGATCTCCGAGCGGCTGACGGCCCGGCGCGGCCACTACATGCCGGCGTCCCTGCTGGGCAGCCAGCTCGCGACGCTCGAGCCCCTCCAGGACGACGAGCCGGGGGTGGGGATCGAGACGACCGGCACCCCCGACGAGGTCGCCGACCGCGCCCTCGCGGCCCTCGCCGGCCCCGACCCTGATCCGGAACCCGGCACCGACCCCGAAGGGACGCGCTGA
- a CDS encoding intein-containing Rv2578c family radical SAM protein, whose translation MRWSGQQVLDDGVGAEAALPGLRGLLRSVRTPEFAGTVFHEVEARSALNRVPGSSPVPFRWTVNPYRGCSHACVYCLAGPTRVLMADGSTRPIAELRVGDAVVGTERVDGRRRYVRTTVRAHWSTVKPAVRLRLSGGTEIVASGEHRFLTDSGWRHVTGGWCRSGRRPRLRAGSALLGPGAFAAHPATPSTPGYRRGYLTGLVRADGPAPAEPDRCFPSAHLELEALGRAHHYLAEIGREAPVPVAVGGVVDGRIAPPAVRAGAPGAGSPGGGIAPVAEVVRWPESPSGDWCAGFLAGVVDARGGVVHGELRVRHADEEVVGRVTGALHRLGFGFAMEPAERGERVVRLTGGPAAYLRFLQVTSPAVGRRRDLSGAPVGVAAEVVAVEPTGRTEAMYDITTGTGDFVAEGVVSHNCFARGTHTYLDLDPGADFDSQIVVKVNVARVLDRELRRPRWAREPVAMGTNTDPYQRAEGRYRLMPDVIDALARSGTPFSLLTKGTVLSRDLPRLAAAARDVPVGLGVSIALLDRDLQHRLEPGTPSPEARLDLVRRITEAGLGCGVMVAPVLPLLTDSDEALDALFGRIAAAGATGVSVMALHLRPGTREWFLDWLAREHPRLVGPYGRLYRRGAYVDAEYRRALAARVAPLLRGHGLAASEGVVRGSPGPAELARAAVHTAEQLTLL comes from the coding sequence ATGCGGTGGAGCGGGCAGCAGGTCCTGGACGACGGTGTCGGAGCGGAGGCGGCGCTGCCGGGCCTGCGCGGCCTGCTGCGCTCGGTGCGCACCCCCGAGTTCGCCGGCACGGTGTTCCACGAGGTGGAGGCGCGTTCGGCGCTCAACCGCGTGCCCGGCTCGTCGCCGGTGCCGTTCCGGTGGACCGTCAACCCCTACCGCGGCTGCTCGCACGCCTGCGTCTACTGCCTGGCCGGGCCCACCCGCGTGCTCATGGCCGACGGGTCCACGCGCCCGATCGCCGAGCTGCGCGTCGGCGACGCCGTGGTCGGCACCGAGCGGGTCGACGGGCGACGCCGCTATGTGCGCACGACGGTGCGGGCACACTGGTCCACGGTCAAGCCCGCGGTGCGCCTGCGCCTGTCCGGCGGCACGGAGATCGTCGCGAGCGGGGAGCACCGGTTCCTCACCGACTCCGGCTGGCGCCACGTCACCGGCGGCTGGTGCCGCTCCGGTCGCCGCCCGCGGCTGCGGGCGGGGAGCGCGCTGCTGGGGCCCGGCGCGTTCGCCGCGCACCCCGCCACCCCGTCCACGCCCGGCTACCGGCGGGGCTACCTGACCGGCCTGGTCCGTGCCGACGGGCCCGCGCCCGCCGAGCCCGACCGCTGCTTCCCCTCGGCCCACCTGGAGCTGGAGGCGCTCGGGCGCGCCCACCACTACCTCGCGGAGATCGGCCGGGAGGCGCCGGTCCCGGTCGCCGTCGGGGGAGTGGTCGACGGGCGCATCGCCCCGCCCGCCGTCCGCGCCGGGGCCCCGGGCGCGGGCAGCCCGGGCGGGGGGATCGCTCCGGTCGCCGAGGTCGTCCGCTGGCCCGAGAGCCCAAGCGGCGACTGGTGCGCGGGGTTCCTCGCCGGGGTCGTCGACGCCCGGGGCGGCGTCGTGCACGGGGAGCTGCGGGTCCGCCACGCCGACGAGGAGGTGGTCGGGCGGGTCACCGGCGCGCTGCACCGGCTGGGGTTCGGCTTCGCGATGGAGCCCGCCGAGCGCGGCGAGCGGGTCGTCCGGCTCACCGGCGGCCCGGCGGCCTACCTGCGGTTCCTGCAGGTCACGAGCCCCGCGGTGGGTCGGCGGCGGGACCTGTCCGGTGCGCCGGTCGGGGTGGCCGCCGAGGTCGTCGCGGTGGAGCCGACGGGGCGCACCGAGGCGATGTACGACATCACCACCGGCACGGGCGACTTCGTGGCCGAGGGGGTCGTGAGCCACAACTGCTTCGCCCGGGGCACCCACACCTACCTCGACCTCGACCCGGGGGCCGACTTCGACTCCCAGATCGTCGTCAAGGTCAACGTCGCCCGCGTGCTCGACCGCGAGCTGCGCCGCCCCCGCTGGGCGCGCGAACCGGTCGCGATGGGCACCAACACCGATCCCTACCAGCGCGCGGAGGGCCGCTACCGGCTCATGCCGGACGTGATCGACGCCCTGGCGCGCTCGGGCACCCCGTTCTCGCTGCTGACGAAGGGCACGGTGCTCTCCCGCGACCTGCCGCGGCTCGCGGCCGCGGCCCGCGACGTCCCGGTCGGGCTCGGCGTCTCGATCGCCCTGCTCGACCGCGACCTGCAGCACCGGCTCGAACCCGGCACCCCGTCCCCGGAGGCCCGGCTCGACCTCGTCCGCCGCATCACCGAAGCCGGGCTGGGCTGCGGGGTGATGGTCGCACCGGTGCTGCCGCTGCTCACCGACTCCGACGAGGCCCTCGACGCGCTGTTCGGGCGGATCGCGGCGGCGGGCGCCACCGGGGTGAGCGTGATGGCGCTGCACCTGCGGCCCGGCACCCGCGAGTGGTTCCTGGACTGGCTCGCCCGCGAGCACCCGCGCCTCGTCGGGCCCTACGGGCGGCTCTACCGCCGCGGCGCCTACGTCGACGCCGAGTACCGGCGGGCCCTGGCGGCGCGCGTCGCCCCGCTGCTGCGCGGCCACGGGCTCGCCGCCTCGGAGGGCGTGGTGCGGGGCTCGCCCGGCCCGGCCGAGCTGGCCCGGGCCGCCGTGCACACCGCCGAGCAGCTCACGCTCCTCTGA
- the aspS gene encoding aspartate--tRNA ligase: MMRSHPAGTLRAEHAGQSVTLAGWVARRRDHGGVIFVDLRDASGSAQVVFREGEMAERAHRLRSEFCVQITGEVVARPAGNENPELPTGAVEVTVTAFTVLSESAPLPFPVDEHAEVGEEIRLKHRYLDLRRSGPAAALRLRSAVNRAARGVLDAREFVEIETPTLTRSTPEGARDFLVPARLRPGSWYALPQSPQLFKQLLMVGGMERYYQIARCYRDEDFRADRQPEFTQLDIEMSFVEQDDVLELAEAILAALWDLIGYEIPLPIPRMTYEEAMRRFGSDKPDLRFGIELTDMTEYFSETQFRVFQNPYVGAVVMPGGASQARRALDAWQEWAKQRGARGLAYVLIGEDGTVDERGPVVKNLSETEREGLAKAVGAQPGDCIFFAAGSAKDARALLGAARGEIARRTGQLDESAWSFVWIVDAPMFESTAETDDVAVGGGAWTALHHAFTSPNDEWIDTFESDPGNALAYAYDIVCNGNEIGGGSIRIHRADVQKRVFEIMGLGAEEAQEKFGFLLDAFAFGPPPHGGIAFGWDRITALLAGVDSIREVIAFPKTGGGYDPLTAAPAAITPEQRREAGVDAKPAAKPAAAPTQAAPAEPR, translated from the coding sequence GTGATGCGATCCCACCCCGCCGGTACGTTGCGTGCCGAGCACGCCGGACAGTCCGTGACCCTCGCCGGCTGGGTGGCGCGCCGCCGTGATCACGGCGGAGTGATCTTCGTCGACCTCCGCGACGCCTCCGGGTCGGCGCAGGTCGTCTTCCGCGAGGGCGAGATGGCGGAGCGCGCCCACCGGCTGCGCTCGGAGTTCTGCGTGCAGATCACCGGTGAGGTCGTGGCCCGACCGGCGGGCAACGAGAACCCGGAGCTGCCCACCGGCGCCGTCGAGGTCACCGTCACCGCGTTCACCGTGCTGTCGGAGTCGGCGCCGCTGCCGTTCCCGGTCGACGAGCACGCCGAGGTGGGCGAGGAGATCCGCCTCAAGCACCGCTACCTCGACCTGCGCCGCAGCGGCCCCGCCGCCGCCCTGCGCCTGCGCAGCGCGGTCAACCGGGCCGCCCGCGGGGTCCTCGACGCGCGCGAGTTCGTCGAGATCGAGACGCCGACCCTCACCCGCTCCACGCCCGAGGGCGCCCGCGACTTCCTCGTGCCCGCCCGCCTGCGCCCCGGCAGCTGGTACGCGCTGCCGCAGAGCCCGCAGCTGTTCAAGCAGCTGCTCATGGTCGGCGGGATGGAGCGGTACTACCAGATCGCCCGCTGCTACCGCGACGAGGACTTCCGCGCCGACCGCCAACCGGAGTTCACCCAGCTCGACATCGAGATGAGCTTCGTCGAGCAGGACGACGTGCTGGAGCTCGCCGAGGCGATCCTCGCGGCGCTGTGGGACCTGATCGGGTACGAGATCCCGCTCCCGATCCCGCGGATGACCTACGAGGAGGCGATGCGCCGCTTCGGCTCCGACAAGCCCGACCTGCGGTTCGGCATCGAGCTCACCGACATGACGGAGTACTTCTCCGAGACGCAGTTCCGCGTCTTCCAGAACCCCTACGTCGGCGCCGTCGTCATGCCCGGCGGGGCCTCGCAGGCCCGCCGCGCGCTCGACGCGTGGCAGGAGTGGGCCAAGCAGCGCGGCGCCCGCGGCCTCGCCTACGTGCTGATCGGCGAGGACGGCACCGTCGACGAGCGCGGTCCGGTGGTCAAGAACCTGTCGGAGACCGAGCGCGAGGGGCTCGCGAAGGCCGTCGGTGCCCAGCCCGGCGACTGCATCTTCTTCGCCGCGGGGTCCGCGAAGGACGCCCGCGCCCTGCTCGGGGCGGCGCGCGGGGAGATCGCGCGGCGCACCGGGCAGCTCGACGAGTCCGCGTGGTCGTTCGTCTGGATCGTCGACGCGCCCATGTTCGAGTCCACCGCGGAGACCGACGACGTCGCCGTCGGCGGCGGTGCGTGGACGGCGCTGCACCACGCGTTCACCTCGCCCAACGACGAGTGGATCGACACCTTCGAGTCCGACCCGGGCAACGCGCTCGCCTACGCCTACGACATCGTCTGCAACGGCAACGAGATCGGCGGCGGGTCCATCCGTATCCACCGCGCCGACGTGCAGAAGCGCGTCTTCGAGATCATGGGTCTCGGGGCGGAGGAGGCGCAGGAGAAGTTCGGCTTCCTGCTCGACGCGTTCGCGTTCGGCCCGCCCCCGCACGGCGGCATCGCGTTCGGCTGGGACCGGATCACCGCGCTGCTCGCCGGGGTCGACTCCATCCGCGAGGTCATCGCGTTCCCGAAGACCGGCGGCGGCTACGACCCCCTCACCGCCGCCCCCGCCGCGATCACGCCGGAGCAGCGCAGGGAGGCCGGGGTGGACGCCAAGCCGGCCGCCAAGCCCGCCGCCGCACCCACGCAGGCGGCGCCCGCCGAGCCGCGCTGA